The following is a genomic window from Neodiprion lecontei isolate iyNeoLeco1 chromosome 4, iyNeoLeco1.1, whole genome shotgun sequence.
AAAAGTTTACAaggtaattttggaaaactgcTAGCAACTAACCAAAAGTTGCTAACCTTTAGTCGGCCAACTTCGTTCTGCAATTGtaagacaagatttttctccTCTGCCAGACCAGACTCGGATTTTTCTAGTAGGGAGCGAAGCCTTGCTACCTCTGCATCAACAGCAGCCTTGTTGCTAATTTCTTGTTGCAACGATTGCAGTAATCGAgatttttcctgaaatttgatcaatccattgaaatttcaagactGATTTATTATTAACTCCAATCCTAAGTTAAGCTCCagttcaaaatttgaataaatattattcgtatGAATGTTTGTActagattaaaaaaaacttccttCAAAATGGATGAATTTGTGCtcaaataatatacatactgTATACTGACCTCTCCAAGTTTTTCTACTGCGTTGAGACtaagatttttctctcctttcacTGGAGATGATTCggattgaattttaaaagatgATAATTGGGTTTGGGCTTGGTGTCTGAAGGTTTCTGCTTCAGCTAATCTCGTTTCCaattcagatatttttttatcgagctatgaaagtaaaataattagtttatatttcaatttgataGTTTTAGAACGGAAGTTTCAATGTCAACTTAAAAAGAGTTTAGTTCAAATATTActtgagtttgaaaatttttgaaaatttactgagcagtattaaatatttttggttgaaaaatgaaaaataatattacccTCCACCGATCAGTATGTAATCTTTAATTTTACCTGTTCTGTGAGGCCAGATTTGCTTCGAAGACTGTCAAGTTCAGTTTTAAGACTAgttaaaatttcttctttttgttttatctgTGCCTGCCACCTCGCTTCTTCCGATTCTAGGTGATTTTGAAGTTCATTAAGTGTTCCTTCCTGTAAAATCATCGAACAATACGTATGAAAAAACCTATCACGTTGTAAAAAACacgaaatattcaattaaatcaattataaCATACTGTatcgtgaaatatttcttcatAATGCGACACCATCCCCCGTAGGCTCTGATTCTCCTTTTCCATGTCTTCTTGTTTACGTTTGGAGTCCTTGACAAGTGAAGAAACTTTGCCTTCAATGGCAGTTAACCACTTCTCATGAGAAGATTCAGCAATACTAACATCGGGGAATATCCTCTGCAGTAACATGTCAGTGGATTTCTGTTCATCTCTTCCAACTTTTTGCGATAACTCCTGAGAAAAAACACAAAGAAAGCATCCCCAATTACATTGAAtagtaaaaaagaaactgtaaTAGTCATTGACTCCTTAAAAAGAATCAAGCCTATCATTCGTCTGAGAAACAATAATGCATGTATTGTGAGAAGCTGATAACACGGGATCACTGCTGAACTTTCAGCATGtgatataataatttctgaaaaaataacagaaaaacTTACATCAATTGCTCTTCTGGAATTAGAACTTGTGCGAGACTCTGCTGCTGAAAGAGCTTCCATCACTTTCCAGTTCTTAGTTCGTAATTCCTATAGTagccgaagaaaaaaaatttccaccaaaacaaaaaaaagaaaaaagaaaagaaccaATCAACAGTCAGTTTACCATGCTTTGAATCgaaacgttaaaaaattaatataaacgCAGTTTGTCATTCAAGCAGAATGCTAGATAACCTGAAGCGATACGAAACTTTGTATGTAGTGGAAGCAATTGATGATAGTTTTTCACTATCTTTGTAAACAGTCAGGTAAAATGTGATTAGACATGGTTAAGAAAGACATAATATCAAGTGGCACATGGCAGTGCAACACTTCATATACCTTCTTAATGTAGGCTAATCAGAAAGAGGGATCAGCTTTGGTGCTGAAAGTTCAGGGAAAAAGTCTTATGCCAATCAGTTGCTGGAGATTGCATTGTTAAGTGCAAGAAGAGTGTTACTTAACAAGTTTTGGATAAGCTTAAATAAAAAACCTATTCACTGCaacgttttttcaaaactttcaatAACTTCGAAATTAAAAGGATGAAGAGAAGCTTTGCTTACATTGTTCTTCTGTTTCTGGACCTCAAGTTCGTCCTGAAGATTTGTTCTTTGACGACGTTCGTTGTTCATATCGCTTTTCAGTGTCTCCAACTGGACAGTAAGCTTACTCAGCTCTGTGTCTTTCTGATTTACTTCCACTCTCAGCTTTTCCAGCAGAGTTTCCTTCTGTTCTAGTCTGCGGGAACAACGTTAACGAAAATAGTGTTAATGCTCCAAATAAGTGTGTTAAATATTAATACctagatatacatatagcgATTAAAGATTGACTTACAAATTGTTGTGTTCAATATGTTGAATGTTCTTAACAGCCTTTGTTTCAACGCCATTTTCACGGCCTTCGGCATCTGGACGTTCCTTATTAGCTACTAACTGAGAGGCTAAGAACTCATTTTCCTCGCGAAGTTTTCTGATCTCCTTTTGCAGCTCAGCAAGAGTCCCAGACTAAAATCAAAGCTTTGGTTAAACAAATAAGTGGTTCACATTAGCGATAACGAGGgtgtacaaatatatattcGACAATTCCACTTGTCTGTGAATCACTAATATTCTTTcagattttctaaaattaaaattattgatatttaaaGATTTACCTGTGACGAGAGTCTGTTATTTTCTTCTTGCAATCTTGCAACCTCAATTTGTGATTCAGAAGAATTTCTCGCACCCTGCTGTAGCCTTTCAACCTCAACAGACAACATTTTCAGTTCAGACACAGTTTTGTGGGCGTTTCTAAGTTCCTCCTGGGTCTTGGCTAATTCTGTTTGAACCTTATTCAAGTCGCTCTGTGCCTTAGAGAGTTCAGTTTTTGCATTTTTACTTTCACTTTGAGCCTTAACCAGTTCCCCCGCTGATTTCCTAAGATCTGCTTGAATGATATCGAAATCTTTTTGAAGTTTGTTACAGTTGGATTGCGAGTTCTTTAGTTCAGTCTGGGCGACAATTAAGTTTGACTGCGATTGTTTCAGTTCGTTTTGCGTCGTGCTCAACTCAGTCCTGAGTGAAGTAATTTCGACTGCCTCAGTCTTTGCTTCGTTTTGAGAGACTGAAAGGTCAGACTTTAATTTGTTCAACTCGGCTTGTACCTTGTTAAGTTCAGCTTTAAGATTGTTGGCCTCGTTAGCTTCGTTTTTCACAGCGTTCAACTCTGATTTAACGGAgttcaattgtttttgaagGTCTTGTTCGTGGCGAAGCGTATTCTGCAGTCTATGTTCTAAATCATCAATTGTACGATGAGATTCCTATttgaaaaaggaaataaaaaattattttccaccaAGTACACGTTGAATAGTTTTTTCAATGTAGGATATAAGAAAGCTTTCGTTGGGGATGTGGAAAAGTTAACAAACCTCGAGCTGTCTAACCATCTCCTGAAGTCTTTCTCCTGCTTCCTTATAGTGCTGCAGCTGTCCCTGGGAATGCATTAACTGCTCTTGCGTCATCGCTAGCTGTTGCCTGTGCCGCTCAACCTCAGCAGCGCTATTTTCACAGGTAGATCGCAGCATCTGGATCTCTTGGTTAACGGTCATATTAATATTCTGCAGTTCTTGAATTTCCACATGTTTTTGGGCAAGTTGTGTTTTCAAGGCGTTCTCGTTTTCCCTCATCTGCGAATATTGTACCTCCAGTTGCTTTCTCTGTGTGACAAGTTCTTGCTGAAGATGTCCTTGAGTTTGTCCCTGATCCTCTTGCATTTGATGAATAATAGTCATCTTTTCGTTAACCTGGCTTTGCAATTGTTCTATTTGTCTGGCAAATCCTTGTTTCTCTGCAGCATGACTCTCCAATATGTGTTGCACACGAGTATGCAGAGTCTGAGCCTCGGTAGCTTTGGCACTCAAAGTTTCTTCGAGCTGCCTCACGTTCGCAGAGAGCCTAGACTTTTCAGCATTCAATTCCGAGCGCAATTCTTTTAGCTTATTCTGAACAGCAACACTTGCCTCTTGTTCATCAGCCAAtgctttttccttctctgCCAACTGTTTTTTAAGTTTAATCACAGGATCTGTGCGACCTTCGGTCCACTCAGAATGCTCTAAAGGATTATCTAATTGTTTGTTCAACAACTGATCAGtaagaatttgaatttcagaccGGCTAAGTTCTGCCTTCTGAATAAGAGGCATAAGCAAAGATATGTTGACGCCATCCTTGTCGCCCCCTAAAAAAAgtaacatgaaaaattgccaCTAAACATTACAGGTAATTAGTTTAATTCAGTTATTTTCGTCAATGATCATTTACCAATTTGTGCTAAAATGTCattcctcttcttcttattcttagaTTCTTTAACCGATGACTGAACAGGAACTGAGATTTCTTTTACAATTTCTTTGGCTGTTTTAACAGGAGTTTCTTTTTGTTGCTCTTTAATTTCCTTGGGAGTTTCTTTGAGTGCTTGTTGCTGTGGAGTGTTTCcaacatcttttttttcctcctttgcATCCCCACCTTTCTTAGGTTGTTCTTTTGCGTTCTTCTTAGTTTTCGTAGGAGTGTCTACGAGAGATTTGTTGACAATTGGTTCGGACTGTGTCATTTGATGTAAATTGTCCTTCTGcgagggaagaaaaataaaaaaaaataaaaaaaaaaaaaaaataaataaatgagtatatgaataaatataatattgaattgatagtgtcggagagaaaaatctatttcaatgaatttctgATTGCTTCTTTTTGGCGTGGGAGATGAATGGTTCGTAGATACTATTATCTATGCCTCATAGTGATATATACAGTTCACTATTCTTGTTATCTTCTCTCGCGATATGGGTTACCAACcaacatatataataaaaagaagTGACAAACTCCCCTGCATATTAGCATTAGTATCATGAAAAATACTGagatgtcgataaaaaaaatatttgtgttACGAATATAGAATTGCTCCAGCTGTTCAAACCCAGAATGACCGCAATATGTCCTACAGCTTTCCAAAATGCAGATTTGGCACTgcgtgacttttttttttattccatattAAAAATTGCCAATGAAAAAACTTACAAACTCAAGTTTAACCCAATCGGATAAGCTCTATAgacatatttatttcaagGGAGAATCACCctatatttttacgttttgtAACTACTAAAGAGGTTGCAACACGAGCAATAAGTCTTTCTAACAAAAATATACTCACGCTGTGACTACGAATAAGTTCAAGATCATCTTTGGGTTGAGTCAAATCAAAATGATTAATGTCTTCTGACTGGGGTTGTGAAAGACTGGGTTCTGGTACCAAAATCACCGGCTCATCTTTGTTGAGAAGAATCGGTTTCACTTTGTCAACTTTTCCCTTCTTCTTGTTCcccttgatatttttttcctcctatTTCAATAAACCGAATTATTGATTTACTTTGtagaaatttatacattttgaAGTGTTGGTAACTTCCTTGGAAGTAATTTATAGTTGATGAATATACTCTTATTGGTCCTAGTTTATGTTTATTAGTGATATTTTGTTCGATTTGAGGAAAAAGCAAACACAAACAACGTTTACTACGACTTCATAATTATTTACCAGTGGAAATTTCGTCATAGGATCTCCATTATTCTGACTTCTCGATAAAAGCTTAAACCTAAAATGGTGGAAGTTTACTTTTACTCGCTCTCATCTTTGATAAAAGACTTGACAAAGTTCCAAATATAGTCCTATGAAAAGGCGAAAGAAGATCGTTTCACTCTAGAGATTGCAATTGGGAGAAACAATACTGTTCAAACTTACCAAGGCatgtttattaaatattagTGCAACATGACGTGTgccaaaatttatttatggattgaaattgaataggATCAGAGTTCGACATAGAGAAACATAAAAAGTGAATAAACTATCTGTATTAATTTACTGTACAGCTGGACAAGAtgtggtaatttttttgttactacAACTTCTGTCATtagtcatttttttaaacaaatgaatttcatgcTGTGAATTAGGTAGCAATTAGATTATAAAATCTGGTAAATCGAATCGAAGTGTTATTGTACCTAAAATTatgttaaaaaatgttgacacATCCACAAATGATTAGATATACAAATGATACATTCTTAGAACGCCATAGTTTTGAAAAGttatcttaaaaataaaatccacAACAATTcagaaatctgaaattatacaaaaataaagttttgtCGCGCATAACAGTCTCTTGAGGAGAATTTCATTTACCGGTTCCTACATAAGATTTCTTTACTCTTAAGCGTTTTTAACAAGAATTCAGAATaatgttgaatgaaaaaaaaattaataagaaaTGAAGAATGGATAACTAAGCGTTTTCTACCTGAATGGGTGCTTCGTCAATGAGTATTTGAGGATTTTCCTCGAATTGAACGTGCTCGGTTTTTTCATCTTCCCTGTCTtccttttcttccttcttctcttttacCTTTTTCCCCCCAGCTTTATTTTTGTGCTTCTTCTCTTtacctttttctcttttacctAATGAGAAACAGATGAATTCGTAAATCGCTAACATTCGGAGGTAAATACAGCTTTCCATATTAGCTGATCAATAAATAACCATGACTCATTccttatttaaaattataatttgaatgaattcatTGCTTCTAAATATACGACAACAACGTATTCCATGTACACATTATTCTCTTTCAGGTCCAGACACaatatttgttaaatttcaGCATAAAAAGTTATCGAACTTACCTATTAGCAAGTCATCAGGTAGCTTGCGTTGTTCAGCTATTGCTTCGTCGtaggttttttctttcatgcCAAACATTAACACAAAAAGAATAACAGCAGCCGATACGACTACCAAACTTACGCAAATCAGCCCTGTCTGgacatccattttttttttggtggaTTTTCTTCTATAAATACACGaaagtttatttaaaaaatttttcagaattcatAATTTATCAGGTATCACTTGTTTTACGTAATTGGTGTTACGTGACTCGGATGGCACACAAATTAAGGTGATTAGACTTTACGATAATACGTGGTtagtgaagaaaaaaggaaacggaGAAATTAAATACAGTGAGGAAGGAGAATTGAAAAGTAGGGCCCCCAAAGATAAGAAGTTCGGtaaataaggaaaaagaaTTCACAATTGAAAGAGGAACAAAGAATACGACTGATATGAGTCAAAAAAACATGATCAGACAGCTGAGAAAACTGATGGTTTGAATATCATCAGACATCGTGATGTTATCTGCCAAAATAGATGTAATACTGTCCTCGTGTTACTTTACGAATGCAAAATATGCTATAATGTATATACGCATTACAGCCAGACATATGAATCATAAGGCATACAGTTTCCAGCACTGTAGGGTTTCgaattatcattttatcgTAGAGCTATTCCATACACAATATAATTTGGCAAGAGATCTGTTGAAGCGACTGAAGCCAACTCAACAAAGCGTTAGCTCatatatttcttctttttctaattACAGTTATACATTCGACTTCTTTGCCATAGTTTGAATAACATCATCCAGGCAACAGTTATAAAGAGGGGGTTAATTATTCGTAGTTTCATAAATGAGTGTATTCTACGTCTATAGCCTGCGCCATATTCTCACTTtcatgtttcttttcttcttcaagttgaacttttttctaaaaatctcAAATACTTTGCTGTATTAAGCtcaaagattgaaaatgatatgAAATTGCACGAGTggaatttccaaaaaatatattgaaatcgAAGTGTTTAacatttgaagaaaatcactatttcgcgattttagcACTACTTTGAAAGAGTCGAGTTTGCAAAATAGAATATCTCATTCTATTCCAGTGCAGCAAATTCCATACAATGCCAGTGTTGGAAAATGACAACTTTTTCCTTAAAATGTGCATTGTTGCATTAAACTTTTCTAACGTCAGCATCATGAATGCTGTTCAAAGTTCATCTCCTGATCAAATATAGAGCAATGAGTTAAAAAATGGTGTTGTTATAATCTAAATGATtatggggaaaaaaagagGACAAAGTCTTTAACAACGGTTTGCCACAATGTAAATCACAACAGACGCATCTCCGAGAGATATAAACTGGAAACCGTTATCTGTTTGACCATTCCACAGCCATCCGACAGATTTGCGAATGCATAAGCGATCCGGGCAACATGTTATTCGTCGTAAGTGTCCAAACACAATTTGATGCAATGCTTTGCTTCAAAAACACGGATATGGCTttggaaaatgaataattgacaAAAGACACAAATAGTATTTACCTTCAAGATGTAAAGTCTGATCAAAAATATGTTAAAGAAATCAGAAAGGTGagaatgtacaatttttttctgcacCAACAGCACTATTGCTCGACCAATAGCGATGAATATTTTGCACAAAGAACAAGACGATTGTTTATAACCTATAATAATTTTAgcaaaaacatttttcgaataagtctagagaagaataaaaactaGCTCGATTTCTGCTGGCTCAACCTCGGTGACATTGTCAAAATCAATTGTTGTGACTTGACGCATTTTTGAACAGTTTTTGCGCCGAATTGAATGTAAACAGAGTGGAAGAGGAGCCACATTTTCGCCATTTGCGAGTGTTGATCTGTGCGCAATCGGAAAATGAGAATAGACTAGCGAAAGGGTGATTCGATTTTTCggagtatatgtatacaggcAGCGGCGACTTGTGTGACGAAACAACTGTACCGTGACGGTGAATCGGAAGATTCGTATTTGAAAGTCGTACTGACCGACAGGTATTTACAAATAGGTATGTTTTGCCTCGTGAATTTGGAATTCGGGAAACCGGGTCCCGTGAGATCAGAATGAATCACGTAGCCAGAGTCGCCGAGAAGTACCAGGAAAATCGTGCGAGCTTCGGTGCACGCTATATTTGGATTTTGTAGACATGGGCCATCGGTGTGTTAATTGGAAAGTTAAATTGGTCGGCGTTAAAATGTAAATACGTAGGTACAACGTACGTGCAGAGATGAACCTAATTTACGAAAGTTCAAACAGTGTTGGACCTCACGTTGCGCCGCACGCTTCGACAATTAGAACGAAATTACTACTATACTACACAATCGCGAGATATCAGAGATAAGCAGACGCTCGATTATTGTCCGGGGCAAATACCGAACTGCGATTTAACGACTGGGCGGCGAATTAACATTAATAGACGGTGCGtggcgaaaaaaataaatgacatATGGATGGGATGACAGAAGCAGAAGAAGCGGCGGGTGGTAGCGGTCAAACGGCACGTCATCAGTATACCAATGCCGCCGACTTGGTAGCATTCCGCACGTCCGAGGATCGAGTAGTGTACGTACGGCTTCGACAATAAAAACCGGTTCGTACTTTTCATCAGAAGGACGGAATTATTGCAGAATATTTACCGTTTGGGGGCCCACTAAACTTAACCACGTCACGTAATAATTGTCAGGCGAATCTATTTCGCCCTATATCTCACTAAAATAAGCTTACTTTTCTCCTCGACTTCAGACGAGAACTCCACGCACACGACACAAGAACTCTTCTGAGCTGTTATGGCCGCTCCGAAAGATTTTAGCTGAAAACCACGCCCATCGGATATTCCGAAACTCTGGATTGGTCAGCTCGCCTTGCCACGTAAGCAGCGCAGCGTGTActtttcactttcatttaCCATCGCGGTATTTACCGACTGTGCACGGACTCTTCGCGCGACTTGACGGCATGTTTGAAAAAGTACGCCGTGAAGTGAGCAGTTTttcatgtatgtatgttttaTTGTGCGTTAAATTGCACGAATGGCTTATCTTTCGGTTAGCTTATTTCCGGTCCGAAACAACATGCGAGTTTAATTTATCCTACTCGAACTATTTGCCATTGACTAGCGATGTGGCTAACGTGAGAAAATGAGTTGTATTGTCACATAATCGAACTCGGATTTTGTTTCAGACCGAAAATAAGTTAGCCGAAACGTTGAGGCATTTATGCATTTTACTGTACAGTAAGGTTCATTAATAGGTTTCCAGTTTGGAGCATATACTACTGGAGGTAGCGGACCCATGCCGTTAACCTCGCGAAAACTATGGCCGTAGTAATGAGGGAGCGTGATATACATCCTCGGGTTACCCAGGATACTCCGTCTCTTTCACTCTACATTTTATTGTCCAAGAGGAAACGTATCAGCTAACCGGGATGTAGAGCGAGAGAGACAGATTGAGGATAGAAGAAGCCGGTGTTTCTGTTCTAGGGTAGCTGCAGGTAGCTGGAAGCATAGGAGCCATCGGATTCAGTTATCCAGTTATTAATAGTCACTTGTTGATTCTCTTGAATAGTTCGACTGAgtttacatacatacgtgGTTTTTATTTGACTGTTTACAGCAAGCAGTGGCTGTCGGTTTTTAGTTGAGTAACTGTTAAGTCTTGCATTGAAAAAGACGCTGCATTTCGGTAAGAGTTACGTTTGAAGTACAGTACGTATAAATACCAATACTTCGATTGTTCTGAATAACGAAAGATTAGCTATCCTAATGTGCGAGTATTTCTTGGAACAGTGAGAGAGCTGTTTTTGGCTCTACTACGGAACGTCAATTATGAATTTGAGAAACGACGCCATGAATGCGTCCTTTCATTGCACATTAGTGCAATTTCGAATGCGTTCAGTGTCGGGCTATCGAAACTAACTATACATACAGTTTCATACAATAgatttattcaattgaaacaGATCTCTTTTTTTGAGGGTGGCTTTCCTGATTGTGAGTGATTCTGCATCCTAAGCAACAATGaaatacataggtatatcGAGTAAGTGTTATTGTTAACTTTCGATTCACATCCATGCGTGGATGATTCGTGAGTGTACTGCATGAccaatattcataatttttcggcatatgaatatatttgaatacgAACATGTTAGAAGAGTACATGCTCTATTAAACTATACATCCCCATCCTTGCTGTAAGCTTCGAATTGCACTATTCGTAAGcctttgaaaattcttcaagACGCCTAATAGCAATCAGTAATTTGTAGAGTCAAATCATATACCTGATAGACCTACTGAACTTGAGGAAAAATCCCAGTAATCTTTATTTActaatattacaaattttgaaatacgtgTTAGATTAAAGTACTAaacagattttcatttttatatttggtCGAACATTCCGTACAAGTGGAATAACTTTAGCCTAAGTATTTATTGGAATAAATAGAAACCAATACTTTCATTGGTCATGTATCAATTAcctcaatattttcaatagattttactgaataattatatattctgtaataaattttcataagcAATCCAacgtgagaaagaaaataaaattcagacaTTCATTTACAACTGGTTTCAAAAACTAACGAGGTTCATTTTGGACAGTCACAAAAAATCAAGTTCACCACCGCCTTATAACTAATACGCATGTATGTTGAACTTAGTTTTAATGTatcccgtttttttttataccactTTATGTCCAAATTACACAGAAGTCATCAATTGATATACACAACCACATCACTCAACAACTACTTTTTGCAATCCATACATGTGCATATATAACTAATTTTGCAAACTTTCACTTCAAAAGTATTTTGGAGATAGTCAAGCTCCAGCTGTTTTCATTATAGTTTATCCGCAGTTAGAGGaaggaaataattttctgttttcagAATTTCATATAAACCATTAGTTAGTGGATGTCGAAGGTaatacagtgaaaaaaaaagtacagaaTACCTGTACATACCTTAGTTTTGAGGAAATAATTTCCCATCAGTTCAATTCGTGGTACATAAATTCGGAAGGTAAAATATCGGATTGATACTGTTTATTCTGCTTTAGCCTCTGCTTATTAGagcttgtgaaatttttagacTGCATAAAAAATGCCTGACATTATCttgtatttgtataatat
Proteins encoded in this region:
- the LOC107224938 gene encoding interaptin isoform X4; translated protein: MDVQTGLICVSLVVVSAAVILFVLMFGMKEKTYDEAIAEQRKLPDDLLIGKREKGKEKKHKNKAGGKKVKEKKEEKEDREDEKTEHVQFEENPQILIDEAPIQEEKNIKGNKKKGKVDKVKPILLNKDEPVILVPEPSLSQPQSEDINHFDLTQPKDDLELIRSHSKDNLHQMTQSEPIVNKSLVDTPTKTKKNAKEQPKKGGDAKEEKKDVGNTPQQQALKETPKEIKEQQKETPVKTAKEIVKEISVPVQSSVKESKNKKKRNDILAQIGGDKDGVNISLLMPLIQKAELSRSEIQILTDQLLNKQLDNPLEHSEWTEGRTDPVIKLKKQLAEKEKALADEQEASVAVQNKLKELRSELNAEKSRLSANVRQLEETLSAKATEAQTLHTRVQHILESHAAEKQGFARQIEQLQSQVNEKMTIIHQMQEDQGQTQGHLQQELVTQRKQLEVQYSQMRENENALKTQLAQKHVEIQELQNINMTVNQEIQMLRSTCENSAAEVERHRQQLAMTQEQLMHSQGQLQHYKEAGERLQEMVRQLEESHRTIDDLEHRLQNTLRHEQDLQKQLNSVKSELNAVKNEANEANNLKAELNKVQAELNKLKSDLSVSQNEAKTEAVEITSLRTELSTTQNELKQSQSNLIVAQTELKNSQSNCNKLQKDFDIIQADLRKSAGELVKAQSESKNAKTELSKAQSDLNKVQTELAKTQEELRNAHKTVSELKMLSVEVERLQQGARNSSESQIEVARLQEENNRLSSQSGTLAELQKEIRKLREENEFLASQLVANKERPDAEGRENGVETKAVKNIQHIEHNNLLEQKETLLEKLRVEVNQKDTELSKLTVQLETLKSDMNNERRQRTNLQDELEVQKQKNNELSQKVGRDEQKSTDMLLQRIFPDVSIAESSHEKWLTAIEGKVSSLVKDSKRKQEDMEKENQSLRGMVSHYEEIFHDTEGTLNELQNHLESEEARWQAQIKQKEEILTSLKTELDSLRSKSGLTEQLDKKISELETRLAEAETFRHQAQTQLSSFKIQSESSPVKGEKNLSLNAVEKLGEEKSRLLQSLQQEISNKAAVDAEVARLRSLLEKSESGLAEEKNLVLQLQNEVGRLKNEVSPGFRNLDQSTVNGPPISDSSKSEPTVVAHSLLAALEKSLKNTELAKCSITEPATDLVECRQESDTSFLISKTSSPQTCHMIDHNTQASWNPLNSQQHKKHKKKRKSTMKPVTKRRRFAGWFRKKVTTSKNKLR
- the LOC107224938 gene encoding kinectin isoform X7, translating into MDVQTGLICVSLVVVSAAVILFVLMFGMKEKTYDEAIAEQRKLPDDLLIGKREKGKEKKHKNKAGGKKVKEKKEEKEDREDEKTEHVQFEENPQILIDEAPIQEEKNIKGNKKKGKVDKVKPILLNKDEPVILVPEPSLSQPQSEDINHFDLTQPKDDLELIRSHSKDNLHQMTQSEPIVNKSLVDTPTKTKKNAKEQPKKGGDAKEEKKDVGNTPQQQALKETPKEIKEQQKETPVKTAKEIVKEISVPVQSSVKESKNKKKRNDILAQIGGDKDGVNISLLMPLIQKAELSRSEIQILTDQLLNKQLDNPLEHSEWTEGRTDPVIKLKKQLAEKEKALADEQEASVAVQNKLKELRSELNAEKSRLSANVRQLEETLSAKATEAQTLHTRVQHILESHAAEKQGFARQIEQLQSQVNEKMTIIHQMQEDQGQTQGHLQQELVTQRKQLEVQYSQMRENENALKTQLAQKHVEIQELQNINMTVNQEIQMLRSTCENSAAEVERHRQQLAMTQEQLMHSQGQLQHYKEAGERLQEMVRQLEESHRTIDDLEHRLQNTLRHEQDLQKQLNSVKSELNAVKNEANEANNLKAELNKVQAELNKLKSDLSVSQNEAKTEAVEITSLRTELSTTQNELKQSQSNLIVAQTELKNSQSNCNKLQKDFDIIQADLRKSAGELVKAQSESKNAKTELSKAQSDLNKVQTELAKTQEELRNAHKTVSELKMLSVEVERLQQGARNSSESQIEVARLQEENNRLSSQSGTLAELQKEIRKLREENEFLASQLVANKERPDAEGRENGVETKAVKNIQHIEHNNLLEQKETLLEKLRVEVNQKDTELSKLTVQLETLKSDMNNERRQRTNLQDELEVQKQKNNELRTKNWKVMEALSAAESRTSSNSRRAIDELSQKVGRDEQKSTDMLLQRIFPDVSIAESSHEKWLTAIEGKVSSLVKDSKRKQEDMEKENQSLRGMVSHYEEIFHDTEGTLNELQNHLESEEARWQAQIKQKEEILTSLKTELDSLRSKSGLTEQLDKKISELETRLAEAETFRHQAQTQLSSFKIQSESSPVKGEKNLSLNAVEKLGEEKSRLLQSLQQEISNKAAVDAEVARLRSLLEKSESGLAEEKNLVLQLQNEVGRLKNEVSPGFRNLDQSTVNGPPISDSSKSEGGSGKK
- the LOC107224938 gene encoding kinectin isoform X2, which translates into the protein MDVQTGLICVSLVVVSAAVILFVLMFGMKEKTYDEAIAEQRKLPDDLLIGKREKGKEKKHKNKAGGKKVKEKKEEKEDREDEKTEHVQFEENPQILIDEAPIQEEKNIKGNKKKGKVDKVKPILLNKDEPVILVPEPSLSQPQSEDINHFDLTQPKDDLELIRSHSKDNLHQMTQSEPIVNKSLVDTPTKTKKNAKEQPKKGGDAKEEKKDVGNTPQQQALKETPKEIKEQQKETPVKTAKEIVKEISVPVQSSVKESKNKKKRNDILAQIGGDKDGVNISLLMPLIQKAELSRSEIQILTDQLLNKQLDNPLEHSEWTEGRTDPVIKLKKQLAEKEKALADEQEASVAVQNKLKELRSELNAEKSRLSANVRQLEETLSAKATEAQTLHTRVQHILESHAAEKQGFARQIEQLQSQVNEKMTIIHQMQEDQGQTQGHLQQELVTQRKQLEVQYSQMRENENALKTQLAQKHVEIQELQNINMTVNQEIQMLRSTCENSAAEVERHRQQLAMTQEQLMHSQGQLQHYKEAGERLQEMVRQLEESHRTIDDLEHRLQNTLRHEQDLQKQLNSVKSELNAVKNEANEANNLKAELNKVQAELNKLKSDLSVSQNEAKTEAVEITSLRTELSTTQNELKQSQSNLIVAQTELKNSQSNCNKLQKDFDIIQADLRKSAGELVKAQSESKNAKTELSKAQSDLNKVQTELAKTQEELRNAHKTVSELKMLSVEVERLQQGARNSSESQIEVARLQEENNRLSSQSGTLAELQKEIRKLREENEFLASQLVANKERPDAEGRENGVETKAVKNIQHIEHNNLLEQKETLLEKLRVEVNQKDTELSKLTVQLETLKSDMNNERRQRTNLQDELEVQKQKNNELRTKNWKVMEALSAAESRTSSNSRRAIDELSQKVGRDEQKSTDMLLQRIFPDVSIAESSHEKWLTAIEGKVSSLVKDSKRKQEDMEKENQSLRGMVSHYEEIFHDTEGTLNELQNHLESEEARWQAQIKQKEEILTSLKTELDSLRSKSGLTEQLDKKISELETRLAEAETFRHQAQTQLSSFKIQSESSPVKGEKNLSLNAVEKLGEEKSRLLQSLQQEISNKAAVDAEVARLRSLLEKSESGLAEEKNLVLQLQNEVGRLKNEVSPGFRNLDQSTVNGPPISDSSKSEPTVVAHSLLAALEKSLKNTELAKCSITEPATDLVECRQESDTSFLISKTSSPQTCHMIDHNTQASWNPLNSQQHKKHKKKRVVQEKSNNLKE